From the genome of Biomphalaria glabrata chromosome 1, xgBioGlab47.1, whole genome shotgun sequence, one region includes:
- the LOC106073152 gene encoding zinc transporter ZIP10-like isoform X3 → MAASYLVLASLMCFMIKMTSQNPTNGPLVTNSREHTTSIPTWHEHVHKNNESSIIVFNVTLEAVTREESLYFIKELFTTYGNSDSIKLSDLASLLYHLGLGHRKEDDNLKDHDHTRRRKSVANTHVHTHHKECQNVTQLLDAFHMSTKTKISVDEFTYLCPALIHQLVSNACHPHDHNDDKSLHLSHSHQEAKSEHEHDLQNTIEKLNITEIPAKVWGYSVIAVVIISLVGLLGVAVIPIMQKVFYNHLLQFLVALAIGALTGDALLHLLPHAIIESSSHEHDHDTNKTEEHDHSAAAWKGLTALGGILFFFVAERLLTIITVIKRNKNSTKQEKKKRCEKFCDKESNKASVGSKLTNRQSSQDECDQMVMLVHPNKALKSYADAAHDEFLHQCDEEMASHPIQASATTKDDEANLELMEVSKSNVDFVLPAKGHSHGHGHAHAVPNSVAAVAWMVILGDGIHNFSDGLAIGAAFANSITGGISTSIAVFCHELPHEIGDFAVLLRAGMSIKQAVLYNCLSSLLCLIGMLIGVAIGNISSASQWIFALVGGMFLYIALVDMLPEMSSVDPKKGENPFLHLSLQVLGILLGSGIMLLIAVFENSIKKALN, encoded by the exons ATGGCTGCTTCGTACCTAGTGCTTGCCTCTCTGATGTGTTTTATGATCAAGATGACATCTCAAAATCCTACCAATGGACCTTTGGTCACCAATTCAAGAGAGCATACTACCTCAATACCAACTTGGCATGAACATGTGCACAAG AACAATGAAAGCTCAATAATTGTCTTTAATGTCACTCTGGAAGCAGTGACCAGGGAGGAAAGTCTGTACTTTATAAAGGAACTATTTACTACATATGGGAATTCAGACTCAATAAAGCTGAGTGATTTAGCATCTCTGCTGTACCATCTTGGTCTTGGGCATAGAAAAG AAGATGACAACCTCAAAGATCATGATCATACCAGACGCAGGAAGTCTGTTGCCAACACACATGTCCATACTCATCATAAAGAA TGTCAAAACGTCACTCAACTTCTAGATGCTTTCCACATGAGCACAAAAACGAAAATCTCAGTGGACGAGTTTACATACCTGTGTCCTGCTCTGATTCACCAGTTAGTCTCTAATGCTTGTCACCCTCATGATCACAATGATGATAAAAGTCTCCACTTATCCCACTCGCATCAAGAAGCTAAATCAGAACATGAGCATGACCTTCAGAACACCATAGAAAAGCTAAACATAACTGAAATTCCTGCTAAAG tctgggGCTACAGTGTCATAGCAGTGGTCATCATTAGCCTTGTAGGACTTCTTGGTGTGGCAGTTATACCCATCATGCAAAAAGTGTTTTATAATCACCTGCTGCAGTTCCTGGTTGCTCTAGCCATTGGTGCCTTGACGGGGGATGCCCTTCTACATTTGTTGCCTCAC GCAATAATAGAATCATCCAGCCATGAACATGATCATGATACTAACAAGACTGAAGAACACGATCACTCAGCAGCAGCCTGGAAAGGGTTAACGGCTCTGGGTGGAATTTTATTCTTCTTTGTTGCAGAAAGATTACTTACTATCATAACTGTtatcaaaagaaacaaaaactctACA aaacaagaaaagaagaagagatgtGAGAAATTTTGTGACAAAGAAAGTAATAAGGCTTCAGTTGGGTCCAAGCTGACCAACAGACAAAGTAGCCAGGATGAATGTGATCAGATGGTTATGCTAGTACACCCCAATAAAG CACTTAAGAGCTATGCAGATGCAGCTCATGATGAGTTTCTGCACCAGTGTGACGAAGAGATGGCATCCCATCCAATCCAAGCCAGTGCCACCACAAAGGATGATGAAGCAAATTTGGAACTGATGGAGGTCTCTAAATCCAATGTTGATTTTGTCCTCCCTGCTAAGGGTCACTCACATGGCCATGGTCATGCACATGCTGTACCTAATTCTGTAGCAGCTGTAGCCTGGATGGTAATTCTTG gtgatGGCATTCATAACTTTAGTGATGGTCTAGCAATAGGTGCTGCATTTGCGAATAGTATAACTGGTGGAATTAGCACATCAATAGCTGTCTTCTGTCATGAGTTACCACATGAAATAG GTGACTTTGCTGTATTACTGCGGGCAGGAATGAGTATCAAACAAGCTGTTTTATACAATTGTTTATCTTCACTACTTTGCCTTATTGGCATGCTCATTGGAGTCGCTATAGGAAATATATCCTCTGCCTCTCAATGGATATTTGCCCTTGTAGGTGGAATGTTTTTATACATCGCCCTTGTAGACAtg TTGCCTGAGATGAGTTCAGTGGACCCCAAAAAAGGAGAAAAtccatttcttcatctttcatTACAAGTCTTAGGTATCTTGCTTGGCTCAGGAATCATGTTGCTCATTGCTGTATTTGAAAATTCTATCAAGAAAGCATTGAATTAA
- the LOC106073152 gene encoding zinc transporter ZIP10-like isoform X1 — MAASYLVLASLMCFMIKMTSQNPTNGPLVTNSREHTTSIPTWHEHVHKNNESSIIVFNVTLEAVTREESLYFIKELFTTYGNSDSIKLSDLASLLYHLGLGHRKEDDNLKDHDHTRRRKSVANTHVHTHHKECQNVTQLLDAFHMSTKTKISVDEFTYLCPALIHQLVSNACHPHDHNDDKSLHLSHSHQEAKSEHEHDLQNTIEKLNITEIPAKVWGYSVIAVVIISLVGLLGVAVIPIMQKVFYNHLLQFLVALAIGALTGDALLHLLPHAIIESSSHEHDHDTNKTEEHDHSAAAWKGLTALGGILFFFVAERLLTIITVIKRNKNSTKQEKKKRCEKFCDKESNKASVGSKLTNRQSSQDECDQMVMLVHPNKDVLNDTTAYALKSYADAAHDEFLHQCDEEMASHPIQASATTKDDEANLELMEVSKSNVDFVLPAKGHSHGHGHAHAVPNSVAAVAWMVILGDGIHNFSDGLAIGAAFANSITGGISTSIAVFCHELPHEIGDFAVLLRAGMSIKQAVLYNCLSSLLCLIGMLIGVAIGNISSASQWIFALVGGMFLYIALVDMLPEMSSVDPKKGENPFLHLSLQVLGILLGSGIMLLIAVFENSIKKALN, encoded by the exons ATGGCTGCTTCGTACCTAGTGCTTGCCTCTCTGATGTGTTTTATGATCAAGATGACATCTCAAAATCCTACCAATGGACCTTTGGTCACCAATTCAAGAGAGCATACTACCTCAATACCAACTTGGCATGAACATGTGCACAAG AACAATGAAAGCTCAATAATTGTCTTTAATGTCACTCTGGAAGCAGTGACCAGGGAGGAAAGTCTGTACTTTATAAAGGAACTATTTACTACATATGGGAATTCAGACTCAATAAAGCTGAGTGATTTAGCATCTCTGCTGTACCATCTTGGTCTTGGGCATAGAAAAG AAGATGACAACCTCAAAGATCATGATCATACCAGACGCAGGAAGTCTGTTGCCAACACACATGTCCATACTCATCATAAAGAA TGTCAAAACGTCACTCAACTTCTAGATGCTTTCCACATGAGCACAAAAACGAAAATCTCAGTGGACGAGTTTACATACCTGTGTCCTGCTCTGATTCACCAGTTAGTCTCTAATGCTTGTCACCCTCATGATCACAATGATGATAAAAGTCTCCACTTATCCCACTCGCATCAAGAAGCTAAATCAGAACATGAGCATGACCTTCAGAACACCATAGAAAAGCTAAACATAACTGAAATTCCTGCTAAAG tctgggGCTACAGTGTCATAGCAGTGGTCATCATTAGCCTTGTAGGACTTCTTGGTGTGGCAGTTATACCCATCATGCAAAAAGTGTTTTATAATCACCTGCTGCAGTTCCTGGTTGCTCTAGCCATTGGTGCCTTGACGGGGGATGCCCTTCTACATTTGTTGCCTCAC GCAATAATAGAATCATCCAGCCATGAACATGATCATGATACTAACAAGACTGAAGAACACGATCACTCAGCAGCAGCCTGGAAAGGGTTAACGGCTCTGGGTGGAATTTTATTCTTCTTTGTTGCAGAAAGATTACTTACTATCATAACTGTtatcaaaagaaacaaaaactctACA aaacaagaaaagaagaagagatgtGAGAAATTTTGTGACAAAGAAAGTAATAAGGCTTCAGTTGGGTCCAAGCTGACCAACAGACAAAGTAGCCAGGATGAATGTGATCAGATGGTTATGCTAGTACACCCCAATAAAG ATGTTTTGAATGATACCACAGCTTATG CACTTAAGAGCTATGCAGATGCAGCTCATGATGAGTTTCTGCACCAGTGTGACGAAGAGATGGCATCCCATCCAATCCAAGCCAGTGCCACCACAAAGGATGATGAAGCAAATTTGGAACTGATGGAGGTCTCTAAATCCAATGTTGATTTTGTCCTCCCTGCTAAGGGTCACTCACATGGCCATGGTCATGCACATGCTGTACCTAATTCTGTAGCAGCTGTAGCCTGGATGGTAATTCTTG gtgatGGCATTCATAACTTTAGTGATGGTCTAGCAATAGGTGCTGCATTTGCGAATAGTATAACTGGTGGAATTAGCACATCAATAGCTGTCTTCTGTCATGAGTTACCACATGAAATAG GTGACTTTGCTGTATTACTGCGGGCAGGAATGAGTATCAAACAAGCTGTTTTATACAATTGTTTATCTTCACTACTTTGCCTTATTGGCATGCTCATTGGAGTCGCTATAGGAAATATATCCTCTGCCTCTCAATGGATATTTGCCCTTGTAGGTGGAATGTTTTTATACATCGCCCTTGTAGACAtg TTGCCTGAGATGAGTTCAGTGGACCCCAAAAAAGGAGAAAAtccatttcttcatctttcatTACAAGTCTTAGGTATCTTGCTTGGCTCAGGAATCATGTTGCTCATTGCTGTATTTGAAAATTCTATCAAGAAAGCATTGAATTAA
- the LOC106073152 gene encoding zinc transporter ZIP10-like isoform X2, whose product MAASYLVLASLMCFMIKMTSQNPTNGPLVTNSREHTTSIPTWHEHVHKNNESSIIVFNVTLEAVTREESLYFIKELFTTYGNSDSIKLSDLASLLYHLGLGHRKDDNLKDHDHTRRRKSVANTHVHTHHKECQNVTQLLDAFHMSTKTKISVDEFTYLCPALIHQLVSNACHPHDHNDDKSLHLSHSHQEAKSEHEHDLQNTIEKLNITEIPAKVWGYSVIAVVIISLVGLLGVAVIPIMQKVFYNHLLQFLVALAIGALTGDALLHLLPHAIIESSSHEHDHDTNKTEEHDHSAAAWKGLTALGGILFFFVAERLLTIITVIKRNKNSTKQEKKKRCEKFCDKESNKASVGSKLTNRQSSQDECDQMVMLVHPNKDVLNDTTAYALKSYADAAHDEFLHQCDEEMASHPIQASATTKDDEANLELMEVSKSNVDFVLPAKGHSHGHGHAHAVPNSVAAVAWMVILGDGIHNFSDGLAIGAAFANSITGGISTSIAVFCHELPHEIGDFAVLLRAGMSIKQAVLYNCLSSLLCLIGMLIGVAIGNISSASQWIFALVGGMFLYIALVDMLPEMSSVDPKKGENPFLHLSLQVLGILLGSGIMLLIAVFENSIKKALN is encoded by the exons ATGGCTGCTTCGTACCTAGTGCTTGCCTCTCTGATGTGTTTTATGATCAAGATGACATCTCAAAATCCTACCAATGGACCTTTGGTCACCAATTCAAGAGAGCATACTACCTCAATACCAACTTGGCATGAACATGTGCACAAG AACAATGAAAGCTCAATAATTGTCTTTAATGTCACTCTGGAAGCAGTGACCAGGGAGGAAAGTCTGTACTTTATAAAGGAACTATTTACTACATATGGGAATTCAGACTCAATAAAGCTGAGTGATTTAGCATCTCTGCTGTACCATCTTGGTCTTGGGCATAGAAAAG ATGACAACCTCAAAGATCATGATCATACCAGACGCAGGAAGTCTGTTGCCAACACACATGTCCATACTCATCATAAAGAA TGTCAAAACGTCACTCAACTTCTAGATGCTTTCCACATGAGCACAAAAACGAAAATCTCAGTGGACGAGTTTACATACCTGTGTCCTGCTCTGATTCACCAGTTAGTCTCTAATGCTTGTCACCCTCATGATCACAATGATGATAAAAGTCTCCACTTATCCCACTCGCATCAAGAAGCTAAATCAGAACATGAGCATGACCTTCAGAACACCATAGAAAAGCTAAACATAACTGAAATTCCTGCTAAAG tctgggGCTACAGTGTCATAGCAGTGGTCATCATTAGCCTTGTAGGACTTCTTGGTGTGGCAGTTATACCCATCATGCAAAAAGTGTTTTATAATCACCTGCTGCAGTTCCTGGTTGCTCTAGCCATTGGTGCCTTGACGGGGGATGCCCTTCTACATTTGTTGCCTCAC GCAATAATAGAATCATCCAGCCATGAACATGATCATGATACTAACAAGACTGAAGAACACGATCACTCAGCAGCAGCCTGGAAAGGGTTAACGGCTCTGGGTGGAATTTTATTCTTCTTTGTTGCAGAAAGATTACTTACTATCATAACTGTtatcaaaagaaacaaaaactctACA aaacaagaaaagaagaagagatgtGAGAAATTTTGTGACAAAGAAAGTAATAAGGCTTCAGTTGGGTCCAAGCTGACCAACAGACAAAGTAGCCAGGATGAATGTGATCAGATGGTTATGCTAGTACACCCCAATAAAG ATGTTTTGAATGATACCACAGCTTATG CACTTAAGAGCTATGCAGATGCAGCTCATGATGAGTTTCTGCACCAGTGTGACGAAGAGATGGCATCCCATCCAATCCAAGCCAGTGCCACCACAAAGGATGATGAAGCAAATTTGGAACTGATGGAGGTCTCTAAATCCAATGTTGATTTTGTCCTCCCTGCTAAGGGTCACTCACATGGCCATGGTCATGCACATGCTGTACCTAATTCTGTAGCAGCTGTAGCCTGGATGGTAATTCTTG gtgatGGCATTCATAACTTTAGTGATGGTCTAGCAATAGGTGCTGCATTTGCGAATAGTATAACTGGTGGAATTAGCACATCAATAGCTGTCTTCTGTCATGAGTTACCACATGAAATAG GTGACTTTGCTGTATTACTGCGGGCAGGAATGAGTATCAAACAAGCTGTTTTATACAATTGTTTATCTTCACTACTTTGCCTTATTGGCATGCTCATTGGAGTCGCTATAGGAAATATATCCTCTGCCTCTCAATGGATATTTGCCCTTGTAGGTGGAATGTTTTTATACATCGCCCTTGTAGACAtg TTGCCTGAGATGAGTTCAGTGGACCCCAAAAAAGGAGAAAAtccatttcttcatctttcatTACAAGTCTTAGGTATCTTGCTTGGCTCAGGAATCATGTTGCTCATTGCTGTATTTGAAAATTCTATCAAGAAAGCATTGAATTAA